Proteins co-encoded in one Arachis hypogaea cultivar Tifrunner chromosome 11, arahy.Tifrunner.gnm2.J5K5, whole genome shotgun sequence genomic window:
- the LOC112722910 gene encoding uncharacterized protein, translating into MDNFNPMLRFLDILLSQTRLLIREAYQRFKAEDSRRHCQSLIQEVLCLTVLMITSTELQWRQESEQELALRKSKQRIHILKSYLDELNNESYLSGEEEEESSYEFTSDTKKYLYATAVEVLISGNHDQGQNNKHTIFHNISSTKKKRCCTYCEVK; encoded by the exons ATGGACAATTTCAATCCCATGCTGAGATTTCTGGATATTTTACTATCCCAGACTCGCCTATTGATCCGGGAAGCCTACCAAAGGTTCAAAGCTGAAGATTCTCGCAGGCATTGTCAAAGCTTGATTCAAGAAGTATTATGTCTCACTGTCTTAATGATTACAAGCACTGAACTCCAATGGAGGCAAGAAAGTGAACAAGAATTGGCCTTAAGAAAATCCAAGCAACGGATACACATCCTCAAGAGCTACCTTGATGAACTCAACAATGAGTCCTACTTGTCtggtgaagaggaagaggaatcaTCTTATGAGTTTACCTCTGATACCAAAAAATATCTCTATGCTACTGCTGTTGAA GTTTTGATATCAGGAAATCATGATCAAGGACAAAACAACAAGCATACAATATTCCACAACATatcaagcacaaaaaaaaaaagatgttgcACTTATTGTGAAGTAAAATAA